A region of Thermovibrio ammonificans HB-1 DNA encodes the following proteins:
- the ribH gene encoding 6,7-dimethyl-8-ribityllumazine synthase: MRVVEGKLKADGLRFAVVVSRFNSFITERLLEGALDCLLRHGCDEKDITVFKVPGSFEIPLVAKRLAKREEFDAVIALGAVIRGETPHFDYVAAEVSKGVALAALETEKPVIFGVLTTDTVEQAIDRAGAKAGNKGWEAALTAIEMVNLLKEV, from the coding sequence ATGAGAGTAGTGGAAGGTAAGCTAAAGGCAGACGGACTGCGGTTTGCAGTAGTTGTAAGCAGGTTCAACTCGTTTATAACCGAGAGGCTCCTTGAGGGCGCATTAGACTGCCTGCTCAGGCACGGCTGTGACGAAAAGGACATCACCGTTTTCAAAGTGCCGGGCTCTTTTGAAATTCCCCTCGTTGCCAAAAGACTCGCAAAGAGGGAAGAGTTCGATGCAGTTATAGCCCTGGGAGCCGTAATAAGAGGAGAAACGCCCCACTTCGACTACGTGGCGGCAGAGGTAAGCAAAGGTGTGGCGCTTGCCGCCTTGGAAACCGAAAAACCGGTGATTTTCGGAGTGTTGACTACAGATACCGTGGAACAGGCAATAGACAGGGCCGGAGCCAAAGCCGGCAACAAAGGCTGGGAAGCGGCGCTTACTGCAATAGAGATGGTCAACCTCCTGAAGGAGGTTTAA
- the fabK gene encoding enoyl-[acyl-carrier-protein] reductase FabK: protein MLKTRICEILGIEYPILQGGMAWIADAELAAAVSNAGGLGIIAGGSRSAEELRQEIRKCKELTDKPFGVNVMLMMPNAEEIIQVCLDEEVPVVTTGAGNPGKYIPAFKEKGIKVIPVVASDALAKRMERVGVDAVVAEGMEAGGHIGKLTTMALIPSIVKAVKIPVIAAGGIALGEQAAAAFALGAEGVQVGTRFLAAKECNVHPKYKEKILKARFNQVTVTGITTGHPVRLLENKLTKKFAELEFSGAPKEQLEELGRGRLRLAAEQGDVEWGSVMAGQVVGYVNKEESAAEIIKDIMEGAERRLRELCGRFFGCNGSEE from the coding sequence ATGCTCAAAACGAGAATATGTGAAATACTGGGAATAGAGTACCCAATCCTCCAGGGCGGAATGGCCTGGATAGCAGATGCAGAGCTTGCCGCAGCAGTCTCCAACGCAGGCGGACTGGGAATCATAGCGGGGGGAAGCAGGAGCGCAGAGGAGCTCCGCCAGGAGATAAGAAAGTGTAAAGAGCTTACCGACAAACCTTTCGGCGTTAACGTAATGCTCATGATGCCAAACGCCGAAGAGATAATCCAGGTCTGCCTCGACGAAGAAGTTCCGGTTGTAACAACCGGAGCGGGAAACCCCGGAAAGTACATACCGGCATTTAAAGAGAAGGGAATAAAGGTCATTCCCGTTGTGGCAAGCGACGCCCTCGCAAAGAGAATGGAGAGAGTAGGGGTAGACGCAGTAGTAGCAGAAGGAATGGAAGCCGGAGGCCACATAGGGAAACTGACAACAATGGCACTCATTCCGTCAATAGTAAAAGCGGTGAAGATACCGGTAATAGCCGCCGGCGGTATAGCACTGGGCGAGCAGGCGGCAGCTGCATTTGCCCTGGGTGCCGAGGGCGTTCAGGTAGGAACGAGGTTCCTGGCTGCCAAAGAGTGTAACGTTCACCCGAAGTATAAAGAGAAAATCCTGAAGGCCCGCTTCAACCAGGTTACAGTAACCGGGATAACAACCGGCCACCCGGTCAGGCTCCTTGAAAACAAGTTGACGAAGAAGTTTGCCGAGCTTGAGTTCTCCGGAGCCCCGAAAGAGCAGCTGGAAGAGCTCGGAAGGGGCAGGCTCCGCCTTGCAGCAGAGCAGGGAGACGTTGAGTGGGGCTCGGTTATGGCAGGTCAGGTGGTAGGCTACGTAAACAAGGAAGAGAGCGCAGCCGAAATAATAAAAGACATAATGGAAGGGGCCGAAAGGCGGCTCAGAGAGCTGTGCGGAAGGTTCTTCGGCTGCAACGGGAGTGAGGAATGA
- the rgy gene encoding reverse gyrase has product MKVAEFHRMCPNCGRIISDKRLKAGLPCERCLPEFLKWKEREEICEAIEELQNFQQICRLDRFVKEFTEFFKEKTGFTPWSLQIMWAKRVALKKSFTMIAPTGVGKTTWGLVTSAFVKGKVYVLVPTKLLVLQTVERLKKLTDKKVVAYTGKKREKETIASGEFEILVTTTNFLYRNFEIIPKPFDFVFVDDVDSLLKSAKNVDKVIMLLGFTEEDVELAMKVIDLKAKAAKSSGRELQKLLERIKRLEKHLERRREEIDRVLVVSSATSQPRSKRVKLFRELLGFEVGKSATALRNVEDVLIFTEKDELQLAVETVKKFGKGVFLFVSADRGREYVDRVVETLNSNGIPAVSYEEFTPENQQRFVNGEIWAAVGISSYRNPLARGIDLPQAVRYALFLGVPKMEFGVKLSLSPVKLFGLLLVLRELFSEEELPKVNGYISYLKRYLTLKEELLDRYPKIKSRLQEIKEFLEAHLSNPEFLKKIRESETVSLKEKNGELVLVVGDAAGYVQASGRTSRMFAGGLTKGVSLMVVDDVKALNSLRKRVMLFLEDVEFKVLETDKGKEFAGKLGLPTITEEELKAVFKQVDRDRKRVREILEGKVTPETKSLVTTALVVVESPNKARTIANFFGKPVRRRVKDVDAYEINIGNKLLLLAASKGHVFDLTVRDGVWGVKEEDGHYIPVYDTIKYCTKCNEQTTENFCTKCEGRPDVDKITVVEALRELGLEIDEVYIASDPDTEGEKIGWDVGCNLKPYQMNMKRMEFHEITKWAFLKALEEPREIDENLVKAQIVRRVADRWVGFSLSQHLWKVFNRRWLSAGRVQTPVLGWVIERFEESKEKIGLLTVECEGVSFTFKLEEPQKLKEVKADKVKVKVREVSVTEKNPKPPFNTGELLKEAADRLKLSAERVMEVAQELFESGFITYHRTDSTRVSTAGMGVAKEFITERFGPQFVKLRPWGEGGAHECIRPTRPLDAEGLRTLVTVSGSTVKMERDHYAVYDLIFRRFIASQMVPAEVERVKAEVKLLPDELQKEEEFTTKITKDGWNLILPQIEVTELPFEPTEGESYYLPVKAVHKRLIPKVLPYTQGELVEEMRKRRIGRPSTYAKIVQTLLDRKYVVERRHRLYPTKLGIEVYNYLAENFPHYTSEEFTRELEELMDKVERGEADYQKIIEELKPVLQFANVDPKQTVGE; this is encoded by the coding sequence ATGAAAGTGGCAGAGTTTCACAGAATGTGCCCGAACTGCGGAAGGATAATCTCCGACAAGAGGTTAAAGGCCGGACTGCCGTGTGAAAGGTGTCTGCCCGAGTTTTTAAAGTGGAAGGAGAGAGAGGAGATTTGCGAGGCGATTGAAGAGCTTCAAAACTTCCAGCAAATCTGCCGGTTAGACAGGTTCGTTAAGGAGTTTACGGAGTTTTTCAAGGAGAAAACGGGTTTTACCCCCTGGAGCCTGCAAATTATGTGGGCAAAGAGGGTCGCCCTTAAGAAGTCGTTTACGATGATAGCCCCGACGGGAGTAGGGAAAACAACGTGGGGGCTTGTAACTTCGGCCTTTGTGAAGGGGAAGGTTTACGTTCTCGTTCCCACAAAACTGCTCGTTCTCCAAACGGTTGAACGGCTCAAAAAGCTAACAGACAAAAAGGTGGTGGCCTACACCGGAAAGAAACGGGAGAAAGAGACCATAGCGTCGGGGGAGTTTGAGATACTGGTAACAACTACCAACTTCCTATACAGGAACTTTGAAATTATCCCCAAGCCTTTCGATTTTGTGTTCGTAGACGACGTAGACTCCCTGCTCAAAAGCGCAAAAAACGTAGACAAGGTGATAATGCTCTTAGGCTTCACGGAAGAAGACGTTGAGCTGGCTATGAAGGTAATCGATTTAAAGGCAAAGGCGGCCAAAAGCAGCGGCAGGGAGCTCCAGAAGCTCCTCGAGAGGATAAAGAGGCTGGAAAAGCACCTGGAGAGGCGAAGGGAGGAGATAGACAGGGTTTTAGTGGTCTCCTCTGCCACATCTCAGCCGAGGTCTAAGAGGGTGAAGCTCTTCAGGGAGCTACTCGGCTTTGAAGTGGGCAAGTCTGCAACAGCCCTGAGAAACGTTGAGGACGTTTTAATATTCACAGAGAAAGACGAGCTTCAGCTGGCCGTTGAAACCGTTAAGAAGTTCGGCAAAGGAGTCTTCCTGTTCGTCTCTGCCGACAGGGGAAGGGAATACGTTGACAGAGTTGTAGAAACGCTCAACTCAAACGGAATACCGGCCGTATCCTACGAAGAGTTCACCCCCGAAAACCAGCAGCGCTTCGTAAATGGAGAGATATGGGCGGCAGTGGGCATATCGAGCTACCGAAACCCCCTGGCGAGGGGAATAGACCTGCCCCAGGCCGTTAGGTATGCGCTCTTTTTGGGCGTTCCGAAGATGGAGTTCGGCGTAAAACTGAGCCTGAGTCCGGTAAAGCTGTTCGGACTTCTGCTCGTTCTCAGGGAGCTCTTTTCAGAAGAGGAGCTTCCAAAAGTTAACGGTTACATAAGCTACCTGAAGAGATACCTGACCCTGAAAGAGGAGCTCCTCGACCGATACCCCAAGATAAAGAGCAGACTACAGGAGATAAAGGAGTTCTTAGAGGCCCACCTGAGCAACCCCGAGTTTCTAAAGAAAATCCGGGAGTCGGAAACGGTCTCCCTAAAGGAGAAAAACGGTGAGCTCGTTCTGGTAGTGGGAGACGCGGCAGGCTACGTTCAAGCCTCGGGAAGAACCTCAAGGATGTTTGCAGGCGGCCTCACAAAGGGCGTCAGCCTGATGGTGGTAGACGACGTAAAGGCCCTCAACTCCCTGAGGAAGAGGGTAATGCTCTTCTTAGAGGACGTTGAGTTTAAAGTCCTGGAAACCGACAAAGGTAAAGAGTTCGCCGGGAAACTCGGCCTGCCAACCATAACCGAAGAGGAGTTAAAGGCGGTATTCAAACAGGTAGACCGGGACAGAAAGCGAGTGAGAGAGATACTGGAAGGAAAGGTAACGCCTGAAACAAAGAGCCTTGTAACAACGGCGCTTGTGGTCGTAGAGTCTCCGAACAAGGCCAGGACAATTGCGAACTTCTTCGGGAAACCGGTAAGGAGAAGGGTTAAAGACGTTGACGCCTACGAGATTAACATAGGGAACAAGCTCCTTCTCCTTGCGGCCTCCAAGGGCCACGTTTTCGACCTTACGGTGAGGGACGGAGTTTGGGGAGTAAAAGAGGAAGACGGACACTACATACCAGTTTACGACACAATCAAGTACTGCACCAAGTGCAACGAGCAGACAACGGAAAACTTCTGTACGAAGTGTGAAGGCAGGCCCGACGTAGACAAGATAACGGTGGTAGAGGCCCTGAGGGAGCTGGGACTCGAGATAGACGAGGTTTACATAGCGAGCGACCCCGACACCGAAGGGGAGAAGATAGGGTGGGATGTAGGGTGCAACCTAAAGCCCTACCAGATGAACATGAAGAGAATGGAGTTTCACGAGATAACAAAGTGGGCGTTCCTCAAAGCCCTTGAAGAGCCAAGGGAAATAGACGAAAACCTGGTTAAAGCCCAGATAGTCAGGCGGGTTGCAGACAGGTGGGTGGGCTTTTCTCTGAGCCAACACCTGTGGAAGGTGTTTAACAGACGCTGGCTCTCTGCAGGCAGGGTACAAACTCCGGTTCTGGGCTGGGTTATAGAGCGGTTTGAAGAGAGCAAGGAGAAAATCGGGCTGCTAACTGTAGAGTGTGAAGGGGTGAGCTTCACGTTCAAACTGGAAGAGCCTCAGAAGCTCAAGGAGGTTAAAGCCGATAAGGTGAAGGTAAAAGTTAGGGAGGTTTCGGTAACCGAGAAGAACCCGAAACCCCCCTTTAACACCGGAGAGCTCCTAAAAGAGGCTGCAGACAGACTGAAGCTCTCCGCAGAGAGGGTGATGGAGGTGGCCCAGGAGCTGTTCGAAAGCGGCTTCATAACCTACCACAGAACCGACTCCACAAGGGTATCAACCGCCGGAATGGGCGTGGCGAAAGAGTTCATAACCGAACGGTTCGGACCCCAGTTTGTAAAACTCAGGCCTTGGGGAGAAGGAGGTGCCCACGAGTGCATAAGGCCCACCCGACCGCTCGACGCAGAAGGGCTGAGAACCCTCGTTACGGTTTCCGGCTCAACGGTGAAAATGGAGAGAGACCACTACGCCGTTTACGACCTGATATTCAGGAGGTTCATAGCGTCTCAGATGGTTCCGGCGGAGGTGGAAAGAGTAAAGGCGGAGGTGAAACTCCTACCCGACGAGCTTCAGAAAGAGGAGGAGTTTACAACGAAAATAACCAAAGACGGCTGGAACCTCATACTCCCGCAGATAGAAGTCACAGAGCTTCCGTTTGAGCCGACCGAAGGGGAGAGTTACTACCTACCGGTAAAGGCCGTTCACAAACGGCTGATACCGAAAGTACTACCCTACACCCAGGGAGAGCTGGTAGAGGAAATGAGAAAACGGAGAATCGGAAGACCCTCAACCTACGCGAAAATAGTCCAGACCCTTCTGGACAGAAAGTACGTCGTAGAGAGGAGACACCGGCTCTACCCCACAAAACTCGGAATAGAAGTCTACAATTACCTGGCAGAGAACTTCCCCCACTACACCTCCGAAGAGTTCACACGGGAGCTCGAAGAGCTGATGGACAAAGTAGAGAGGGGAGAAGCGGACTACCAGAAAATAATAGAAGAGCTAAAACCGGTTCTACAGTTCGCAAACGTAGACCCGAAACAGACAGTAGGGGAGTAA
- a CDS encoding iron-containing alcohol dehydrogenase family protein translates to MFRHYLPTKLLFGWSSLERLPEEVNSLKLDTQRVAVICSPSAVAHGTAGRVAKMFPSSEVEIFDSVEPDPTVENALSVLNSVSRFKPTLIVAVGGGSPLDVAKAVSVLLENPGSLESFIGVPEPFEKPGVPLVAVPTTAGSGSEVTPYAVLTDRKKLRKAPLISSYLYPKLAVVDPELTLTLPREVTANSGVDALTHALESYLTQRRTPISSFYSLEATSLLLRYLPKAFGNPNHREARTKVMFASTLAGMAIADAGAGLVHTLAHVVGVLYRLPHGLANGLFLVPVIRFYGLSVKDDLNRIASFVGLNGAEDFLSELERLLTFLRIPRRLSQVGIPSEDIPKIASMAMAKKFLMGSLPKIPTERELIELLQTLV, encoded by the coding sequence ATGTTTAGGCACTATCTACCGACGAAGCTCCTCTTCGGCTGGTCTTCACTCGAGAGGCTACCGGAGGAGGTAAATTCCCTTAAACTGGATACCCAAAGGGTGGCCGTTATCTGCTCCCCTTCGGCGGTTGCCCACGGAACGGCCGGCAGGGTTGCCAAGATGTTCCCCTCCTCAGAAGTTGAAATCTTCGACTCTGTGGAGCCCGACCCCACAGTAGAAAACGCCCTCTCGGTGTTAAACAGCGTCTCCCGCTTCAAGCCGACCCTTATAGTTGCCGTAGGCGGAGGAAGTCCCCTCGACGTTGCAAAGGCCGTATCGGTTCTCCTTGAAAACCCCGGCAGCTTAGAGAGCTTCATAGGCGTTCCAGAACCCTTTGAAAAGCCGGGAGTACCCCTTGTGGCGGTTCCTACAACGGCCGGTTCCGGTTCGGAAGTTACCCCTTACGCCGTTTTAACCGACAGGAAGAAGCTCCGGAAGGCCCCTTTAATATCCTCTTACCTCTATCCCAAACTTGCAGTTGTAGACCCCGAACTTACCCTCACCCTGCCCAGGGAGGTAACGGCCAACTCGGGAGTAGACGCTCTAACCCACGCCCTTGAATCCTACCTTACCCAGAGGAGAACGCCCATATCCTCCTTCTACTCCTTGGAAGCCACTTCACTACTCCTGCGCTACCTTCCGAAAGCCTTCGGCAACCCCAACCACCGCGAGGCCAGAACAAAAGTTATGTTTGCGAGTACCCTTGCCGGAATGGCTATTGCAGACGCTGGTGCAGGTCTCGTTCACACCCTTGCCCACGTTGTAGGCGTTCTCTACAGGCTACCCCACGGCCTTGCAAACGGGCTTTTCCTCGTTCCGGTTATTCGCTTCTACGGACTCTCCGTAAAAGACGACCTCAACCGAATAGCCTCGTTTGTGGGCTTAAACGGAGCCGAGGATTTCCTCTCTGAACTCGAAAGGTTGCTTACCTTCCTCAGAATTCCCCGGCGACTCTCCCAGGTGGGAATCCCCTCGGAGGATATTCCGAAAATAGCCTCCATGGCGATGGCAAAAAAGTTCCTCATGGGGAGCTTGCCCAAAATCCCTACGGAGAGGGAACTTATAGAGCTTCTTCAAACTTTAGTTTAA
- a CDS encoding LpxI family protein, which produces MQESRIGLLAGAGKLPVEFLKSARERGEAVITFALEGITNPEVEELSDEVVWIKPFKLGKFFKEVERRRPAKFFLLGKVEHKAAVDLKGLDLKAISFLMKLKDRKPQTIIIGIIEELEKRGVKVANPESYLKRLLLTKGEIIGKPPSEEVLEDLKFGMEIAKEIASLDIGQTVVVKNKTVIAVEGIEGTDECIKRGAALAGKGFVVCKAARREQDMRVDVPTVGIKTVKLIETLGGKGLAVEAGKTYLLDRERVETGKIPVLAL; this is translated from the coding sequence ATGCAGGAAAGTAGGATAGGGCTGTTGGCAGGGGCCGGGAAGCTTCCGGTAGAGTTTTTAAAAAGCGCAAGGGAAAGGGGAGAGGCCGTAATCACCTTTGCCCTTGAAGGTATAACGAACCCCGAAGTGGAAGAGCTTTCCGACGAAGTGGTATGGATAAAACCGTTTAAGCTGGGTAAGTTTTTCAAAGAGGTAGAGAGGCGGCGTCCTGCCAAGTTCTTCCTGTTGGGTAAAGTTGAACACAAAGCAGCAGTTGACCTTAAAGGGCTCGACCTGAAAGCGATTTCATTCTTAATGAAATTAAAAGATAGGAAACCTCAAACGATTATAATAGGTATAATAGAAGAACTCGAGAAAAGGGGCGTTAAGGTAGCAAATCCTGAATCATATCTTAAGAGGCTGCTTTTAACTAAGGGAGAGATTATCGGTAAGCCCCCTTCTGAAGAGGTTTTGGAGGACCTTAAGTTCGGTATGGAGATTGCAAAGGAGATAGCTTCCTTGGACATAGGTCAAACGGTTGTGGTGAAGAACAAAACGGTTATTGCCGTTGAGGGGATAGAGGGAACCGACGAGTGTATAAAGCGGGGAGCGGCACTCGCGGGAAAGGGGTTTGTTGTGTGTAAGGCCGCAAGAAGAGAGCAGGATATGAGAGTAGATGTTCCGACGGTTGGGATAAAAACGGTTAAACTGATTGAGACGCTCGGGGGAAAAGGACTTGCAGTAGAGGCTGGGAAAACCTACCTGCTCGACAGGGAAAGAGTAGAGACGGGGAAAATCCCCGTCCTGGCCCTTTAA
- the truB gene encoding tRNA pseudouridine(55) synthase TruB, whose product MGVAGFLPVDKPSGITSHDVVDRVRKLLPRRTKVGHTGTLDPLATGLLVLAVGKATKFSQFLLKQDKCYTVEGELGLSSPTYDVDGEVVSVPCPPLSEEELQSALSRFVGEIEQTPPPFSAVRIKGKRAYQLAREGKEFTLPKRRVTVYSLKLLSFSFPRFSLEVCCSSGTYIRSLVHDIGLALGTDAVVTSLRRTKVGNLSVESAVKLSELNRENLFSYLLPVESLLPFPHLSLSDKEAEDFRHGRRFSVSAPDGTYSVCSSSGFLGVGEVVKGQLRPLRVM is encoded by the coding sequence ATGGGTGTTGCCGGTTTTCTGCCCGTTGATAAGCCTTCGGGTATAACGTCTCACGACGTTGTCGATAGGGTTCGTAAACTGCTTCCCAGGCGGACTAAGGTGGGTCACACGGGAACTCTCGACCCGCTTGCCACCGGCCTTCTTGTTCTTGCCGTTGGGAAGGCCACCAAGTTCTCCCAGTTCCTCTTAAAGCAGGATAAGTGTTATACCGTTGAAGGGGAGCTCGGCCTATCTTCCCCTACCTACGATGTAGACGGCGAGGTCGTTAGTGTCCCCTGCCCGCCCCTGTCGGAGGAGGAGCTTCAATCTGCCCTCTCCCGCTTTGTTGGGGAGATTGAGCAGACGCCTCCTCCGTTCTCGGCCGTAAGGATAAAGGGGAAGCGTGCCTACCAGCTTGCCCGGGAAGGTAAGGAGTTTACTCTCCCCAAGCGCAGGGTAACCGTTTACTCTCTGAAGCTCCTCTCTTTCTCCTTCCCGAGGTTTTCCCTTGAGGTGTGTTGTTCTTCCGGAACTTACATCCGCTCGTTGGTTCACGATATCGGCCTTGCCCTCGGGACAGATGCCGTTGTTACTTCTCTGCGTAGAACGAAGGTTGGAAATCTGAGCGTTGAGTCTGCAGTTAAACTCTCTGAGTTAAACAGGGAGAACCTCTTCTCTTACCTCCTTCCCGTTGAGAGTCTGCTTCCGTTTCCGCACCTCAGTCTCTCTGATAAGGAAGCAGAGGATTTCCGCCACGGGCGGCGCTTTTCCGTTTCCGCCCCCGACGGAACTTACTCGGTCTGCTCCTCTTCGGGCTTTTTGGGGGTAGGGGAGGTTGTTAAGGGGCAGCTACGCCCCTTAAGGGTTATGTAG
- the nusB gene encoding transcription antitermination factor NusB: MALTNREKKKAREHACLIMYQVDVGNLPLKEVTENYWSDFGKEKEEIKELSEYLVKKTIEHLEEVDRAIGKHLKKGWVIERLLPMDRSILRVASYEILNEEISPPEAVINDAVEIAKSYGEDEKSPKFINAILDKVKRDAGK; the protein is encoded by the coding sequence GTGGCGTTAACAAACAGGGAGAAGAAAAAGGCAAGGGAGCACGCTTGCCTGATAATGTACCAGGTAGACGTAGGCAACCTCCCGCTGAAAGAGGTTACCGAGAACTACTGGAGCGACTTCGGTAAGGAGAAGGAAGAAATCAAGGAGCTTTCTGAATACCTTGTAAAGAAAACCATAGAACACCTTGAAGAGGTAGACAGGGCAATAGGCAAACACCTTAAGAAAGGGTGGGTAATAGAGAGACTGCTGCCGATGGACAGGTCTATACTGAGGGTTGCAAGTTACGAAATCCTCAACGAGGAGATATCGCCACCTGAAGCGGTTATAAACGATGCGGTTGAGATAGCCAAAAGCTACGGAGAGGACGAAAAGAGCCCCAAGTTCATTAACGCAATACTCGACAAAGTGAAGAGAGATGCAGGAAAGTAG
- a CDS encoding type IV pilus secretin PilQ, with amino-acid sequence MARLFPLVLTLLCAQAVAGEVKSLDVLYSTEPEGSILREFAEFTVKTSGSCSLEPISTSGKVIDVLLKNCSLTRTYNVGARGGLVQSAVLKPVDGSSELLIKLKKSGVARFSERPGELKVKVLDASFIKPRISVVKTVRGEALLISLPTSTKFNSQQVGNKLFIRFPSLKFVEEAYRPTSQLVERVAVTNTPQGGVVELDLSPSVKAAEVVPGSSGGVAVRLYATNAAQATSLKPSPAASSGTVSDRGPKIALKFTNADVRAVVRAITSVAGVNVVFDPEVKGTVNVDFEKPVYWKDALKAVLEPLNLTYIETPEYLRILPKSKIIKEQKLEPVKTYVIPVSYVSADSIMKDLKGIIKGDNRETIEVNKDTNALILKVTPTHYREILKVVKAIDHPSKQVLVKAKIVQLSAKAEKDLGFTWFISGYNRLGDSNLSTYTAGSYGFNTAGYTPLISPDTYANVSKIPVMDSTLALGILNKAQTLRVELALKALEVDGDAQIISSPKVLTLDNQEASIEQGIEIPYRESTVGAGGATSYRIAFKKASLILKVKPHITKDNNILLDIEVRKDSPNYDYVAITGGNEPAINTRNVKSRVMIRNGDTVVIGGIYEKERSKSQSGVPVLSRIPLLGWLFKNQTVQVTKSKLLIFITPVLINSEGNVEGGK; translated from the coding sequence ATGGCCAGGTTGTTCCCTCTTGTTTTAACTCTTCTGTGTGCCCAGGCGGTTGCAGGGGAGGTTAAGTCACTCGACGTTCTTTACTCTACAGAGCCGGAGGGCTCAATACTTAGGGAGTTTGCCGAGTTTACAGTTAAAACCTCCGGAAGCTGCTCTTTGGAGCCTATATCTACTTCCGGTAAGGTGATAGACGTCCTCTTGAAGAACTGCTCCCTTACCAGGACCTACAACGTAGGTGCACGGGGAGGTCTTGTTCAGAGTGCCGTTTTAAAGCCGGTAGACGGCAGTTCGGAGCTTTTGATTAAGCTTAAAAAGAGCGGTGTTGCCCGGTTCTCGGAAAGGCCGGGAGAGCTAAAGGTTAAAGTCCTTGATGCTTCTTTCATAAAACCTCGGATATCCGTTGTAAAAACCGTTAGGGGAGAAGCTCTCTTAATCTCCCTTCCTACCAGCACCAAGTTCAACTCTCAGCAGGTCGGGAATAAGCTCTTTATAAGGTTCCCCTCTTTGAAGTTCGTTGAGGAGGCTTACCGTCCGACTTCACAGCTTGTAGAAAGGGTGGCGGTTACGAATACGCCTCAAGGGGGCGTTGTAGAGCTTGACCTCTCTCCGTCTGTTAAAGCTGCAGAGGTAGTTCCCGGAAGCTCCGGAGGTGTGGCTGTAAGGCTCTACGCTACGAATGCCGCTCAGGCTACCTCCCTTAAACCTTCACCTGCTGCAAGTTCAGGTACCGTCTCCGATAGAGGTCCCAAAATAGCCCTTAAGTTCACGAATGCCGATGTCAGGGCCGTTGTTAGGGCCATAACCAGCGTTGCCGGCGTAAACGTTGTGTTTGACCCCGAGGTTAAGGGAACCGTTAACGTAGATTTTGAGAAGCCCGTTTACTGGAAAGACGCCCTTAAGGCGGTGCTCGAGCCCCTTAACCTCACTTACATAGAGACTCCCGAGTACTTAAGAATACTTCCCAAGAGCAAGATTATAAAGGAGCAGAAGCTCGAGCCGGTTAAGACCTACGTTATACCCGTTAGCTACGTTTCTGCCGACTCCATAATGAAAGACCTTAAAGGAATAATAAAGGGAGACAACCGCGAGACCATAGAGGTCAATAAAGATACCAACGCTCTCATCTTGAAAGTTACCCCAACCCACTACCGGGAAATCCTCAAAGTTGTTAAGGCTATTGACCATCCCAGCAAGCAGGTTCTGGTTAAGGCAAAAATCGTTCAGCTCAGTGCAAAGGCGGAGAAGGACCTCGGCTTTACTTGGTTTATCAGCGGTTATAACCGCCTCGGAGATTCAAACCTTTCCACTTACACTGCAGGCAGTTACGGCTTTAACACCGCCGGTTACACTCCCCTTATATCCCCCGACACCTACGCCAACGTTTCAAAGATTCCCGTTATGGACTCTACGCTCGCCCTCGGTATTCTTAACAAGGCTCAAACTCTGCGGGTAGAGCTCGCCCTTAAGGCCCTTGAGGTAGACGGAGACGCCCAGATAATTTCGAGCCCGAAGGTTCTGACTCTCGACAATCAGGAGGCTTCAATCGAGCAGGGTATTGAGATACCTTACAGGGAGTCTACTGTAGGTGCCGGAGGGGCAACGTCCTACAGGATTGCCTTTAAGAAGGCTTCCCTTATCTTGAAGGTTAAGCCCCACATAACTAAAGACAACAACATACTGCTCGATATAGAGGTCCGTAAGGACTCTCCCAACTACGACTACGTTGCCATTACAGGCGGAAATGAGCCGGCGATTAACACCAGAAACGTTAAGTCCCGCGTTATGATTAGGAACGGAGATACGGTTGTTATAGGCGGTATCTACGAGAAGGAGCGTAGTAAGTCTCAGTCGGGCGTTCCCGTCCTCTCAAGGATTCCGCTTCTCGGGTGGCTCTTTAAGAATCAAACCGTTCAGGTAACTAAGAGTAAGTTACTTATCTTTATCACCCCCGTTCTCATTAACTCCGAGGGTAACGTTGAGGGAGGGAAGTAA